A segment of the Streptomyces sp. XD-27 genome:
CAGGGCTTCTGGACGGCGCCTGGTGGCCCCGGTCCCGGGACCTCTTCCGCGAGCTGCCCGCTCTGACAGACAGGCTGGACAGGTGCTGGGGCCGGATCACCCACGTCACGGTGAACCCGACCCACTGGCCGGTGATCCCCCCGAAGGTGCCCGTCACCGGGCACACGGTGCACGTGGGCTGGTTCACGGATGAGCAGGACCCGCACAAGCTGATACTGCTCTCCTACAACGCAGGACGCTGGGACCTCCTGGTGATCCCACCGGAAACCGGCGCGGCCTCCGCCGCCCGGCTGATGTCCGCCGCAACCATCCCCGGCAGCCTCCTCACCGCCAGCAGGCTGATGGACGACGAGGACGCGATCCGCGACGCGGCCGAGGACCGGGGCCGGGAATCGGAGTGGGACACCGAGGGCGGGGCCGCAGGACACCACGACGGGGACCGCGGATGACACCGACGCTTCTCTGGCCGGGGGCGGTGGGTGCGACGCCGAGGCGGCGCGCCCACCGGCACGTCACCGGGGTGCTTCCCACGCCACCTGACTGAATGAGGACACCATGAAACCAGCGGAACCAGTGCCCTCGGCCGGACACGCCGAAGTTCGCATCGTCGCCGCGTCCCCGGAGACGGCACGCCAGGTCGCGGAGGTTCTCCGGCGCTGCTTCGCCTCCACAGAGCAACGCAGCTACCCCGTAGGCCACGACGGCGGAACCCGTCTCCACCTCACCGTTGACACCGCCCACGCCGCCGAGCCCGCCCGCTCCTGGCTGCTGTCCAGCAAGTCGTCGGACGACGACCGAACGCAGCCGGACGAGGTCTGAGGCACCGACCGCAACGGTGCGCGGCGCCGCACCGGACGGCTGGGCAGGGGCGCCCGCCGCCCCGGTTCCACTTCCCGCGCCGATACCAAGCATGAGAGGGCGGCAGCGATGGCAACACTGCGCGAACGCAAGACGTACCGCACCCAGGTCCTTCAGGCCCTGTACGAGGCCACCGAAGGCAACCGCCTACTGGGCGTCGCCGGGGCCCGACTGCGCGATGACCTCGGTATCCACGAAGAGGACCTGGCTGCAGCCTGCACGTATCTGGTGGGTGAGGGCCTGATCGCGGTCGACTGGGCAACCGGCAACACACCCGCGATGGTCACTCTGACACACCAGGGAATTCGGCTTATGGAGGCCGAGGAGGAGGGACGCGGCTGACGCGGCACGGCCCTTGCCAATCAGGGGCAGAAATGCCCAAAAGAGCATTCTGCCGGATATGCGACACAGGCATAACATGGTCAGTGGACCGGTGCACTCTCACGTGCAACCGGCCCGGAAGGGCGGCCCCGGTGTGTATACGCCGGGGCCGTTGCGCACCGTCGGCGGACGGCAGGGAACCAGCGGGGTCCTGGCGAGAGTGTGGCGGCCGAGCAACACCGAAGCCCCACACGAAGCTGCCCAGTGACCCACTCTCGGGAGACCACCGGCTCGGGGGTCAGGCGAAACCAGGCCGGTGAAGTGAAAGGGCACGGCTATGACGGAGGGTGATCGGCAGCCGGGCAGGGACACGGTGGACCGGTCGGAGGGGTTCGGTGAGCGACTGCTGGGGGTCCTGCTGGACCGGGCACACGAGATGCCGCCTCAGCTGGTCGCTCCGCTGATCGCGGAAGAGGTGGCCAGGGTCGGTGGCCGGGACATCTCGATCCTCTTGCAGGACTACGCACAGCTGCTGCTGGTGCCGCTGCCGGGCAGACGGCTGGTCGTCGGCGAGCCCGAGCCGATCGCCGATTCCCCTGCCGGCAGGGCCTTCCTGGAGGCGACCACTGTCGAAGTACCGCAGGCAGACGGTCTCCGCATGTATCTACCGTTGCTGGACGGCAGTGACCAGGTGGGTGTGCTGGCCCTCACTCTGGATACCGTCGATGACGACGACCGGCGCCTGCTGCGCAGGCTCGCCGGTTTGATCGCCGACATGCTGGTCACCAAGCACAGCTATACCGACCAGTTCTTCCTCGCCCGGCGCCGTGAACCCATGAGCGTGGCTGCGGAGATCCAGTGGTCCTTGCTACCGCCGCTGGCGATGTCCGTGCCGCAGGTCTCAGTGGCCGGGATCCTGGAGCCCGCCTACAGCGTCGCGGGGGACAGCTTCGACTACGCGCTCAACGACGACATCCTGCACATGGCCGTGGTTGATGCCATGGGCCACGGCCTCGACGCCGCCACGATGGCCACGGTCGCCATCGGCGCCTACCGGCACTCCAGGCGGGCCGGCATCGGTCTGTCCGAGATCTACGCGTTCATGGATCGGGCCATCGCCGAGCAGTTCGGCCCCGAACACTTCGTGACCGCGCAGATGATGCGCCTGAACATCGCAACGGGCCACCTGCAGTGGGTCAACGCGGGCCACCCCCCACCGATGCTGATCCGCAACCACCAGGTCCTCCGGCGACTGGAGAGCCCGACCACCTTGCCGGTCGGCTTCGGAGGTGAGGAACCCCGGGTCAGCGAGCTGACACTCCATCGTGGCGATCGGGTCCTGTGCTTCACCGACGGCCTCATCGAGGAGCACGAAGCCGGCCAAGAGCAGTTCGGCGAGGAACAGCTCATCCACTGGGTCAACCGCATCGGGCAGAAAGAAAGGGGGGTGCGGGCAGTGGTGCGCGCGCTCTCCCACACGCTGAAGGAGGAACGGGGCGGGAGCACCAGTGACGACGCGACCCTCTTCCTGATCGAGTGGCACGGGGGCGCCGCCGACCACCTCGCCGTCCTGGAATGAGCCGACAGCCGGCTTCCGGCCTTCAGCAAGTGGTGCGGTAGGGGACGTCCGGCAGGTAGGAGCGCCACTCGTCGGGGGTGAGGCCGCCTGCGGCGCGTCGGCAGAGGGTGCGGGCGGCGGGTTCCGGGGCCGTGGTGAAACTCTGGACGGGGGTGTGCCGACCTGCGACGCGCAGGGTGCTGCCGTCGGGGGCGAACGAGAGGGCGAGAACCGGGTCGTCGGGGGCGGTGGGGAGGGCTTGGCCGAGCGGCTGGTTGGAGGTGGTGTCCCACAGACGCACGGTGCCCTTGTCTCCCGCGGTGGCGAGGGTTCTCCCGTCGGGAGAGAAGGCGAGGGCGCTTACCGCTTCTGTGCCGCCCTTGGAGGTTCTCCCCTCGGTGACGGCAAGTTGGGCCATGCGGTGGCGGCCTCTCCCGTCCCAGAGAGTGACTCGGCCTGCCGCATCCCCGGCGGCCAGGAGGCGCCCGTCGGAGCTGAAGGCGACTGCTGTGGTGGATTCGCCGGTGAGGGCTTGGCGGATGACCCGACGGGTGCGCAGGTCGACCAGTCGGCCGATGGTCTTGTCGTTGTCCGTGGAGACGACGAGCGAACGGCCGTCGGGGTGCGCAGCCACGGGGTCGCCGACGTTCCGCAGAGTTCGGACGGTGTGTCGGCGTATACCCCAGATCCTGACATGGTCTTGGTCCATGCCCGCAGCCATCAAGAACTCACCATCCGCGGAGAAGAGAGGTCTTCCCATGTTGTGTTGAAATGCGCGGGGCACCTGGACTCGATCGCGTTTCCGAAGATCCCACACGTACACAGGATTTCCCTCGCTCAATGGGGCGAAGGCGTCGTAAGCCAAGCGTTGGCCATCAGGCCGAAAGGCCAACTCCGGAAACGTGGAGCGGCAGGAACGATCCTTCTCTTCGGCTGTCGGCAGGCAGGGCAGGGCCGGCAACTCTGCCGACAGAGTGCCGCTGTCGGCGTTCAGCAGCTGAAACCGCTTCCTGTTCCGCGCACCGAGCGCAATCGCCAGCTTCCGTCCGTCGGGACTGAACCGCGCCGCCTCTGCGGGAGCAGCGCGCCAGGTTCCGTCGGGCGAGTAGGAGACGCTGCGCACTGCTCCGCCACCCACGTACCGGATCACGTGGTGGTCGGTGTCGATCTGTAGTTGCGACACCTCTTCGTTGGGGATCGGGTAGCGCAGGATGGGGGCCTGGGGCCGGCTGGTGTGCCACAGCAGGATGTCGTCACCGTCCTGCCCGGCCAGGAGTCCGCCGTCGCCGCTCAGCCGCACCTGTGTCAGTCCGGAGTGTTTGACCGACCACCGCGTGCGGCCTGATTCCAGGTCCCATACCTCGGCCCCGTGGTCCGCATCCACCCTCAGCAGACCTCGACCGTCCGGAGTGAACTGCAAGGGCTCCGCGGGACACCCGGCGTTCTTCCGAGCCGGGGACAGGGGCAAGGTGGTCGCCCGGCTTCCTGTGGTGTTCCAGACCATCAGGGGGAGCCCGCCCGAACAGAGTGCTGCATACCGGCCGTCCGGACTGACCGCCGTGTATTCGACGTCCGGTCCGCTTTCGAGGGTTTCCGGTCGTGCTCCCCTGAACAGGAGACGCTGGCGCCGCCAGTCCCACACCTGTACGGAGCGGTCATCCAGCGTCAGCAGGGTTCGCCCGTCGCGACTGAACTTCCCTTCCCCCAAGGTCGAAGGGAACTCTCGCATCCGCGTCCTGCCGTCGGCGGTCTCATAGACGTGGGCGACCTCCGGGCCGTCGATCAGTGCGGTCCGCCCGTCAGCGGTGACGTCGAGCAAGGCGCTTTCCCACGGATCGGATTTCACGGCTCTCAGGGGAGCGAGTTCACGGTGCGTTCGGACGTCCCAGCGGCGTATCCGGTCCTCTTCCGAGTACAGGAGTGTGTGCCCGTCGCCGCTGAGCTGCATCCTTCGAGGGTCGCCGTCGATGTCGTCGGGCAGCGGCATGGCGTCCAGCTCGCGCTGCGAGAGGGCCGCGGCGAGGAGCGCTCCGCGGGTTTCGGGGGTGTGGGCGAGGTTCCAGGCAGCGAGGCTCAGCCGCATGGCGAGTACGGGGTCGGTGGTGCGGAGGCTTGCGGCGACGGTGGCGAGGCGTCGCGCTTCGGCCTGGGCGTGCTGCTGATCGCTGTGGAGCTTCTGCTCCCACGCGACGGTGCCTGCCACCAACACCAGCGCGCAGAGCACGGCCAAGCCCACCGCGGCGCGGCGCGAACGACGCTTGGCCCGGACCGCTTGCGCGTGTTCGGCGTCGCGGGCGGCGCGCCCCGCCTGGAGAAAGGCCGCTTCCAGCGCGTTGAGCACGCTGTGCTCCCGACCGGTGAAGGCTTCGTCGGCCTGGGTGAGTCGGGTGCCGCGGTAGAGGGCACCGGGGTCGCGGTCCAGGTCGTCCCAGGAGGTGGCATCGTGGGTGAGCCGGCGGTGCAGGCGGATGAGGTCGCGTTCCTCGTTGATCCATCCGAGCAGCCGCGGCCAGGCGGTGATCAGTGCCTCATGGGCGAGGAAGACGTGTCCGTCGTCGAGGGTGAGCAGGCGGCTGCGGGCCAGGCGGTCGATGACGGCCTCGATGTCGGCCTCGGCAGCGCCGTCGGTGGTGCCGAACTCCGCGTGCAGTGTGGGGCGGTGGGTGTCTTCGGTGCCGTTGCCGGGGGCGATCAGGCGCAACAGGATACGGCGGGCGAGGGCGGCCTGAGCAGGGGTGAGCTGGTGGTAGGCGCCCTCGGCGGTGCGGGCGATGGCGCCGCGCAGGCCGCCCGCCGCCTCGTACGCCTGCACGGTCAGGGTGCGTCCTCGCCGGCGGCGCCAGGTCTCCATCA
Coding sequences within it:
- a CDS encoding DUF5994 family protein — translated: MTMTTERTMIDERVSSPPARLALTPAGAPPGLLDGAWWPRSRDLFRELPALTDRLDRCWGRITHVTVNPTHWPVIPPKVPVTGHTVHVGWFTDEQDPHKLILLSYNAGRWDLLVIPPETGAASAARLMSAATIPGSLLTASRLMDDEDAIRDAAEDRGRESEWDTEGGAAGHHDGDRG
- a CDS encoding PP2C family protein-serine/threonine phosphatase; this translates as MTEGDRQPGRDTVDRSEGFGERLLGVLLDRAHEMPPQLVAPLIAEEVARVGGRDISILLQDYAQLLLVPLPGRRLVVGEPEPIADSPAGRAFLEATTVEVPQADGLRMYLPLLDGSDQVGVLALTLDTVDDDDRRLLRRLAGLIADMLVTKHSYTDQFFLARRREPMSVAAEIQWSLLPPLAMSVPQVSVAGILEPAYSVAGDSFDYALNDDILHMAVVDAMGHGLDAATMATVAIGAYRHSRRAGIGLSEIYAFMDRAIAEQFGPEHFVTAQMMRLNIATGHLQWVNAGHPPPMLIRNHQVLRRLESPTTLPVGFGGEEPRVSELTLHRGDRVLCFTDGLIEEHEAGQEQFGEEQLIHWVNRIGQKERGVRAVVRALSHTLKEERGGSTSDDATLFLIEWHGGAADHLAVLE